The proteins below are encoded in one region of Bacteroidales bacterium:
- the aspS gene encoding aspartate--tRNA ligase yields the protein MYRTHTCNELRKENINKIITLSGWVQKIRNLGGMTFIDLRDRYGISQLVFDENINPELCNKARELGREFVIKIKGKVIERSNKNPNISTGDIEIIVNELQILNSSELPPFTIEDETDGGEELRMKFRYLDLRRNIIKKGLELRHKMSREVRNYFDSQNFIEIETPCLIKSTPEGARDFVVPSRMNQGEFYALPQSPQTFKQLLMIGGFDRYFQIVKCFRDEDLRADRQPEFTQIDCEMSFVEQDDLLNMFEGLAKHLFKSIKNIEIAEKFPQLSYEDAINYYGSDKPDIRFEMKIKELTNIVKGNNFMVFDNSEYIGGICVENCADYSRKQLDKLTKFVQKPQIGAKGLVYVKYNNDGSFKSSVDKFFSADKLDNWAKEINAKPGDLLLVLAGNKKQTLSALCELRLEMGERLGLRNNEKFAPLWVVDFPLLEWNEETKRFHAMHHPFTAPKIEDIELFNTHPEKVRANAYDLVINGIEIGGGSIRIHDSELQNKMFKHLGFTKEEAENQFGFLMNAFKYGAPPHGGVAFGFDRWVALFTGFDSIREIIAFPKNNAGRDIMIDSPSNISDEQLKELSLKVICNSSQALDS from the coding sequence ATGTATAGAACTCATACTTGTAACGAATTAAGAAAAGAAAATATAAACAAAATTATAACATTATCGGGCTGGGTGCAAAAAATCCGTAATTTGGGAGGTATGACTTTTATTGATTTAAGAGACAGATACGGTATTTCTCAGCTTGTTTTTGATGAAAATATTAATCCTGAACTTTGTAATAAAGCAAGAGAATTAGGAAGAGAATTTGTTATTAAAATTAAAGGAAAAGTAATTGAAAGAAGTAACAAAAATCCAAATATCTCTACAGGAGATATTGAAATCATTGTCAACGAATTACAAATATTAAATAGTTCAGAATTACCACCATTTACTATTGAAGATGAAACTGATGGGGGAGAAGAGTTAAGAATGAAATTCAGGTATCTTGATTTAAGGAGAAATATCATTAAAAAAGGTTTAGAACTAAGGCATAAAATGAGTCGTGAAGTAAGAAATTATTTCGATTCCCAGAACTTTATTGAGATTGAAACTCCATGTTTAATAAAATCAACACCCGAAGGTGCCAGAGATTTTGTTGTACCATCAAGAATGAATCAAGGCGAATTTTATGCACTTCCACAATCTCCGCAAACTTTTAAACAGTTATTAATGATAGGCGGATTTGACAGATATTTTCAAATAGTTAAATGTTTCAGAGATGAAGACCTTAGAGCTGACAGACAACCTGAATTTACCCAGATAGATTGCGAAATGTCATTTGTTGAACAGGATGATTTGCTTAATATGTTTGAGGGTCTTGCCAAACATTTGTTTAAGAGTATAAAAAACATTGAAATTGCTGAAAAATTTCCCCAATTATCATACGAAGATGCCATTAATTATTATGGTTCAGATAAACCTGATATACGATTTGAAATGAAAATCAAAGAATTAACCAATATTGTTAAAGGAAATAATTTCATGGTTTTTGATAATTCAGAATATATTGGAGGAATATGTGTTGAAAATTGTGCTGATTATTCACGTAAACAATTAGACAAACTGACAAAATTTGTTCAAAAACCACAAATAGGTGCAAAAGGATTAGTTTATGTAAAATATAATAATGATGGCAGTTTTAAATCTTCTGTTGACAAATTTTTCTCAGCTGATAAATTAGATAACTGGGCTAAAGAAATAAACGCAAAACCTGGTGACCTTCTTCTTGTATTAGCAGGCAACAAAAAACAAACATTAAGTGCCTTATGTGAACTGCGACTTGAAATGGGAGAGAGGCTCGGTTTAAGAAATAATGAAAAATTTGCACCATTGTGGGTAGTTGATTTCCCGTTATTAGAATGGAATGAAGAAACCAAGCGTTTCCATGCAATGCACCATCCTTTTACTGCACCAAAAATTGAAGATATTGAATTGTTTAACACTCATCCCGAAAAAGTTCGGGCAAATGCGTATGACCTTGTTATTAACGGTATAGAAATTGGCGGAGGTTCAATAAGGATACACGATAGTGAATTACAGAACAAAATGTTTAAACATCTTGGTTTTACAAAAGAAGAAGCAGAAAATCAATTTGGCTTTTTAATGAATGCTTTTAAATATGGTGCACCCCCACATGGTGGAGTTGCTTTTGGTTTTGACAGATGGGTTGCTTTATTTACAGGTTTCGATTCTATTAGAGAAATTATAGCATTTCCAAAAAATAATGCAGGAAGAGATATTATGATA
- a CDS encoding nucleoside deaminase produces MFSDEYFMKQAFIEAEKAFKKNEVPIGAVIVYNNKIIARAHNLTETLNDVTAHAEMQAFTSATNQTGGKFLLDCVLYVTLEPCVMCAGASYWTRISKIVYGASDKKRGFSNIRKNILHPKTILVSGIMEEQCSEILTEFFRKKHD; encoded by the coding sequence ATGTTTTCTGATGAATATTTTATGAAACAGGCATTTATTGAAGCCGAAAAAGCATTTAAAAAAAATGAAGTACCCATAGGAGCAGTAATAGTTTATAATAATAAAATAATTGCCAGAGCACATAATTTAACCGAAACACTTAACGATGTTACTGCTCATGCCGAGATGCAGGCATTTACCTCAGCAACTAATCAAACAGGAGGAAAATTTTTATTAGATTGTGTACTTTATGTAACATTAGAACCTTGTGTAATGTGTGCAGGAGCTTCATACTGGACAAGGATTAGTAAAATTGTTTATGGAGCAAGTGATAAAAAAAGAGGTTTTTCAAATATCAGAAAAAATATTTTACATCCTAAAACTATATTGGTTTCAGGAATTATGGAAGAACAATGTTCTGAAATATTAACAGAATTTTTTCGCAAAAAACATGATTAA
- the aroB gene encoding 3-dehydroquinate synthase has protein sequence MEISLIKYELIISRNIIKKYETNKIFVLVDENTNKFCFPVLRKIIKNEDILLIKIKSGEDNKSIEAVIKIWDFLSNNGANRKSLLVNLGGGMVCDIGGFAASTFKRGIDFINIPTTLLAQVDASIGGKTGFNFNKLKNEIGLINPSVHIIIDTIFLKTLDKKNILAGYAEMMKHALISDENHWNEIKNIDIFSISKSGLTDIIKKSINIKKQIVIKDPYEKGIRKALNFGHTFGHAFESFALSKNQQLLHGEAVALGIIPELFLSYKKLGFSYNKLEEISNFIISKYSKFPIMPSEYTQIINFMKHDKKNEDNRIMFTLLENIGNVKIKTYCSENEIIEALDFYNKL, from the coding sequence ATGGAAATTAGCCTTATTAAATACGAACTTATTATATCAAGAAATATTATTAAAAAATATGAAACAAATAAAATTTTTGTATTAGTTGATGAAAATACAAATAAATTTTGTTTTCCTGTTTTAAGAAAAATAATAAAAAATGAAGATATTTTATTAATAAAAATAAAAAGTGGTGAAGATAATAAATCAATCGAAGCAGTTATTAAAATATGGGATTTTTTAAGTAATAATGGTGCTAACCGAAAATCATTGTTGGTTAATCTTGGCGGCGGCATGGTTTGTGATATTGGAGGCTTTGCTGCTTCAACTTTTAAAAGAGGAATTGATTTTATTAATATTCCCACAACATTACTTGCACAAGTTGATGCATCAATTGGTGGAAAAACAGGATTTAATTTTAACAAATTAAAAAATGAAATAGGATTAATTAATCCTTCTGTACATATTATTATAGATACAATATTTTTAAAAACACTTGATAAAAAGAATATTCTTGCCGGTTATGCCGAAATGATGAAACACGCATTAATTTCTGATGAAAACCACTGGAACGAAATTAAAAACATTGATATTTTTTCAATATCAAAATCCGGTTTAACAGATATTATAAAAAAATCAATAAATATAAAGAAACAAATTGTAATTAAAGACCCTTATGAAAAAGGAATACGTAAAGCTTTAAATTTCGGGCATACTTTTGGACATGCTTTTGAAAGTTTTGCTCTCTCAAAAAATCAACAATTACTGCATGGAGAAGCTGTTGCTCTCGGTATTATTCCTGAATTGTTTTTATCATATAAAAAACTTGGATTTAGTTATAACAAACTTGAAGAAATTTCGAATTTTATTATTTCAAAATACTCTAAATTTCCTATAATGCCATCAGAATATACCCAAATTATCAATTTTATGAAACATGATAAAAAAAATGAAGATAACCGAATAATGTTTACTCTTTTAGAAAATATTGGCAATGTCAAAATAAAGACTTATTGTTCTGAAAATGAAATAATTGAAGCTCTTGATTTTTATAATAAACTATAA
- the dprA gene encoding DNA-processing protein DprA: MSNNSLLYKIAISLIPGVGSINAKKLIAYTGNVENVFKAKRGELLKIPNIGKQLVDKIINQKVLQRAAEEIKFIEKNNIKPVFYLDKDYPLRLSNCYDSPILLYLKGNIDLNQLKILSIVGTRNATIRGKDICKELITELKNNGHNPIIISGLAYGIDVCAHKAALDNNLNTVAVLGHGLDILYPALHKKIAREIVNKGALITEFTSNSITDKNNFVKRNRIIAGLSDATIVIESGIKGGALITADIANSYNRDVFAVPGRLNDTYSAGCNKLIKINKAALIESAADIEYILGWDVQKKKNNIQRKLFIEFNDEEKIIVGILKNNGKTEIDKICLQSRFTIGKVSGILLNLEFSGILKCLPGKSYELNKEVYIQ, from the coding sequence ATGAGTAATAATTCCTTATTATATAAAATTGCTATAAGTCTTATTCCTGGTGTTGGCAGTATTAATGCAAAAAAATTGATTGCATATACAGGTAACGTAGAAAATGTTTTTAAAGCAAAAAGAGGAGAATTACTAAAAATACCAAACATAGGAAAACAATTAGTTGATAAAATTATTAATCAAAAAGTATTACAAAGAGCTGCAGAAGAAATTAAATTTATTGAAAAAAATAATATAAAACCTGTATTTTATTTAGATAAAGATTATCCATTACGTTTGAGTAACTGTTACGATTCTCCAATTCTTTTATATTTAAAAGGCAACATTGATTTAAACCAATTAAAAATATTAAGCATTGTTGGTACAAGAAATGCAACTATCAGAGGAAAAGATATATGTAAAGAATTAATAACAGAACTTAAAAACAATGGACACAATCCAATAATTATCAGCGGCTTAGCATACGGAATTGATGTTTGTGCTCATAAAGCTGCTTTGGATAATAATTTGAATACTGTTGCTGTTTTAGGACACGGATTAGATATATTATATCCTGCTTTACATAAAAAAATTGCCAGAGAAATAGTTAATAAAGGAGCTTTAATAACCGAATTTACCAGTAATTCAATTACTGATAAAAATAATTTTGTTAAAAGAAACCGTATAATAGCCGGATTATCAGATGCTACAATTGTGATTGAATCGGGAATTAAAGGTGGTGCATTAATTACTGCTGATATTGCAAATTCATATAACAGGGATGTATTTGCGGTTCCCGGAAGATTAAATGATACATATTCTGCCGGATGTAATAAATTAATTAAAATAAATAAAGCTGCTTTAATTGAAAGTGCTGCTGATATTGAGTATATATTGGGTTGGGATGTTCAAAAAAAGAAAAATAACATTCAACGAAAATTATTTATTGAATTTAATGATGAAGAAAAAATAATTGTTGGTATTCTAAAAAACAATGGAAAAACCGAAATTGATAAAATATGCTTGCAAAGCCGGTTTACAATCGGTAAAGTATCTGGTATTCTGTTAAACCTTGAATTTTCAGGCATACTTAAATGTTTGCCCGGAAAATCATATGAACTTAATAAAGAAGTTTATATACAGTAA
- a CDS encoding TatD family hydrolase has product MLFIDTHSHIFLPEFDNDRNEVIKRAFENGIKKIILPNVDSSTIDPLLALEKKYPNNCFPLIGLHPTSVKEGFESELKIVKNWVNKKIFYGIGEIGIDLYWDKTYKKQQIIAFENQIELAKKNNLPIIIHSRESFPEIFNIMDNQADNNLKGIFHAFSGNIEQAEKAISYGFKLGIGGIVTFKNSGLDKVIEQINIENLVLETDSPYLAPVPKRGKRNESSYIIYIAQKISEIFKIDIEQVAEITSKNTMEIFKFV; this is encoded by the coding sequence ATGCTTTTTATTGATACACATTCACATATTTTTTTGCCTGAATTTGACAACGATAGAAATGAAGTTATAAAAAGAGCTTTTGAAAATGGAATAAAAAAAATTATTTTACCAAATGTTGATAGTTCTACTATTGATCCTTTATTAGCTTTAGAAAAAAAATATCCCAATAATTGTTTTCCTTTGATTGGATTGCATCCCACATCGGTAAAAGAAGGTTTTGAAAGTGAATTAAAAATTGTGAAAAACTGGGTAAATAAAAAAATATTTTATGGAATAGGAGAAATTGGTATAGACTTATATTGGGATAAAACTTACAAAAAGCAACAAATAATTGCTTTTGAAAATCAGATTGAACTAGCAAAAAAAAATAATTTACCTATTATAATTCATTCACGAGAATCGTTTCCTGAGATTTTTAATATAATGGACAATCAAGCTGATAATAATTTAAAAGGAATTTTTCATGCTTTTTCAGGAAATATTGAACAAGCAGAAAAAGCAATATCTTATGGTTTTAAACTCGGTATTGGTGGTATCGTAACATTTAAAAATTCAGGATTAGATAAAGTAATTGAACAAATTAATATTGAAAATTTAGTATTGGAAACCGATTCGCCGTATTTGGCCCCTGTACCAAAAAGAGGAAAAAGAAATGAAAGTTCATACATAATATATATAGCTCAAAAAATTTCAGAAATATTTAAAATAGATATCGAACAAGTAGCTGAAATTACCTCGAAAAATACAATGGAAATTTTTAAATTTGTATAG
- a CDS encoding asparaginase has protein sequence MKQENNISILIIYTGGTIGMVKNPATGSLTPFDFEHILKQVPELKKFGYKLDTLTFNPIIDSSNLEPKFWVKLVNIIADNYEKYNGFVILHGTDTMAYSASALSFMLENQNKPVVFTGSQLPVGAIRTDGKENLITAIEIAASQKNGHSIVPEVCIYFENQLFRGNRTTKHNADYFDAFKSENYPVLADVGINIKFNYSFIHCPIEKRKLKTHTKFDDNIAILKIFPGINENVVDSILNTKNLRAVVMETYGSGNAPTSKWFIEKIKNVIDKGIIIINVTQCQAGNVDMGKYETSIDLFKAGVVNGYDITTEAAITKIMLLLGQDLTNEKIIKNLKKSISGEINL, from the coding sequence ATGAAGCAAGAAAATAATATCTCAATATTGATAATTTATACAGGAGGAACAATTGGCATGGTGAAAAACCCTGCCACAGGCTCTTTAACACCTTTTGATTTTGAGCATATTCTAAAACAAGTTCCTGAGCTTAAAAAATTTGGTTATAAACTTGATACATTAACCTTTAACCCGATAATAGATTCATCTAATCTTGAACCGAAATTTTGGGTTAAATTAGTAAATATTATTGCCGATAATTATGAAAAATACAATGGTTTTGTAATTCTTCATGGAACAGATACAATGGCATATTCTGCTTCAGCTTTGAGTTTTATGCTTGAAAATCAAAATAAACCTGTTGTTTTTACCGGTTCTCAATTGCCTGTTGGTGCAATAAGAACTGATGGAAAAGAAAATCTTATAACAGCTATAGAAATTGCAGCATCACAAAAAAATGGACACTCTATAGTGCCTGAAGTATGTATATATTTTGAAAATCAGCTATTTAGAGGAAACAGAACTACAAAACACAACGCTGATTATTTCGATGCATTCAAATCAGAAAATTATCCCGTTTTAGCTGATGTTGGAATTAACATTAAATTTAATTATTCATTTATTCATTGTCCGATTGAAAAAAGAAAATTAAAAACACATACAAAATTTGATGATAATATTGCAATACTTAAAATATTTCCAGGTATTAATGAAAATGTAGTTGATTCTATTTTAAATACCAAAAATTTAAGAGCTGTTGTAATGGAAACATATGGTTCGGGTAATGCACCAACATCAAAATGGTTTATCGAAAAAATAAAAAATGTTATTGATAAAGGAATTATTATTATAAATGTTACACAATGTCAGGCAGGTAATGTAGATATGGGAAAATATGAAACCAGTATTGATTTGTTCAAAGCAGGTGTAGTAAACGGATATGATATAACAACAGAGGCTGCCATTACTAAAATAATGCTTCTATTAGGACAGGATTTAACAAATGAAAAAATTATAAAAAACTTAAAAAAATCAATAAGTGGTGAAATTAATTTATAA
- a CDS encoding MotA/TolQ/ExbB proton channel family protein, producing the protein MKKLFALFTIFGMLTFGASNLIIAQEETEATDETTEAIVDSTETEEVADSTVAVEETAVEEETEEVIVEEDKTLHKQIKQKFIEGNAGFMGVVLLALVFGLALAIERIIYLNLASTNTEKLLTGVEDALSSGGIDAAKEICRNTRGPVASIFYQGLDRFDEGLEVVEKSVVSYGSVQMGLLERNLTWIALFIALAPMLGFMGTVIGMIGAFDSIQAAGDISPSLVAGGIKVALITTVSGLIVAMILQVFYNYIVSKIDGIVNNMEDASISLLDILTKYKK; encoded by the coding sequence ATGAAAAAACTATTTGCATTATTTACTATTTTTGGAATGCTTACTTTTGGAGCATCAAATTTGATTATTGCCCAGGAGGAAACAGAAGCAACAGATGAAACTACTGAAGCAATAGTAGATTCAACAGAAACTGAAGAGGTAGCAGATTCAACAGTAGCAGTTGAAGAAACAGCAGTTGAAGAAGAAACCGAAGAGGTAATTGTTGAAGAAGACAAAACTTTACACAAACAAATCAAGCAAAAATTTATTGAAGGTAATGCCGGATTTATGGGCGTTGTATTACTTGCATTGGTTTTTGGTTTAGCATTAGCTATTGAAAGGATTATTTATCTTAATCTTGCTTCAACAAATACTGAAAAATTATTAACAGGAGTTGAAGATGCTTTAAGTTCTGGCGGTATTGACGCAGCAAAAGAAATATGCAGAAATACAAGAGGTCCTGTTGCAAGTATTTTTTATCAGGGACTTGACAGATTCGATGAAGGACTTGAAGTTGTTGAAAAATCTGTTGTATCATATGGTAGTGTACAAATGGGATTGTTAGAAAGAAATCTTACTTGGATAGCTTTATTTATTGCACTTGCTCCAATGCTTGGTTTCATGGGAACAGTTATCGGTATGATCGGGGCGTTTGATTCAATTCAGGCTGCAGGCGATATCAGTCCTTCATTAGTGGCAGGTGGTATTAAGGTTGCTTTAATTACGACTGTATCGGGTTTGATAGTTGCAATGATACTTCAGGTATTTTATAACTATATTGTTTCAAAAATTGATGGTATTGTTAATAACATGGAAGATGCATCAATTTCATTACTTGATATTTTAACTAAATATAAAAAATAA
- a CDS encoding biopolymer transporter ExbD: MARKELGEINAGSMADIAFLLLIFFLVTTTMDVDSGISRKLPPMPDKDQQDDSEDKIKERNVFVVLINKNDQLLVEGEVMNVKMLRKKAKEFIENPANKSHLPQKKEIEVPYFGKVMVSKGIISLQNDRGTSYGMYITVQNELAAAYNELRNELSFRTFGRKYNELTEEKQKAIKKVFPQKISEAEPKNIGG; encoded by the coding sequence ATGGCAAGAAAAGAATTAGGTGAAATAAATGCAGGCTCAATGGCAGATATTGCATTTCTGTTATTGATATTTTTCCTTGTTACTACAACAATGGATGTTGATTCTGGTATTTCCAGAAAATTACCTCCAATGCCTGACAAAGACCAACAAGATGATAGCGAAGACAAAATTAAAGAACGTAATGTTTTCGTTGTTTTAATTAATAAAAATGACCAGTTGCTGGTTGAAGGTGAAGTAATGAATGTAAAAATGCTTCGCAAAAAAGCAAAAGAATTCATTGAAAACCCGGCTAATAAAAGCCATTTACCACAGAAAAAAGAAATTGAAGTACCGTATTTTGGTAAAGTTATGGTTAGTAAAGGGATAATATCATTACAAAACGACAGGGGAACATCATACGGGATGTATATTACTGTTCAAAATGAACTTGCTGCTGCATATAATGAATTACGGAATGAATTATCATTTCGAACATTTGGAAGAAAATACAACGAGTTAACAGAAGAAAAACAAAAAGCAATAAAAAAAGTTTTTCCCCAGAAAATTTCAGAAGCAGAACCTAAAAATATTGGAGGATAA
- a CDS encoding biopolymer transporter ExbD, translating into MAKFRRKGKGGSPAINTASLPDIVFMLLFFFMVTTVMREVTMKVEQKLPNATEVQKLEKKSLVSYIYIGEPKGAFQAIYGTEPRIQLNDQFSKVSDIQDYISSEREAREEAEIPYLTTSLKVDRYTKMGIITDIKQELRKASALKINYSCLKGDALQN; encoded by the coding sequence ATGGCAAAATTTCGAAGAAAAGGCAAAGGTGGTTCTCCGGCAATTAATACAGCCTCACTCCCTGATATTGTATTTATGTTACTGTTCTTTTTTATGGTAACTACAGTAATGAGAGAAGTAACAATGAAAGTAGAGCAAAAGCTCCCTAATGCTACTGAGGTACAAAAACTGGAAAAAAAATCACTCGTTAGTTACATATATATAGGAGAACCAAAAGGTGCATTTCAGGCGATATATGGTACAGAACCACGTATTCAGCTAAATGACCAGTTCAGCAAAGTTTCTGATATTCAGGATTACATTTCGAGTGAACGAGAGGCAAGAGAAGAAGCAGAAATACCTTATTTGACAACTTCATTAAAAGTTGATCGTTATACAAAAATGGGGATAATTACTGATATTAAACAAGAATTACGAAAAGCAAGTGCTTTAAAAATAAATTATTCATGTCTTAAAGGCGATGCTTTACAAAATTGA
- a CDS encoding universal stress protein, translating into MKNILVPIDFSEDSINALEFAINIANKFNANIRMLHVKSKYSNYESTYNFKNYNNILNNSIKDYFEIKLKNYKNKLNGKLDYKIRDGKIYREITNQAKYDDAELIVMGTHGVSGFEELWVGSNAYRVVTNATCPVVTIRNDFKNKEIKKIVLPIDTTEETRQKVPFISLLAKAFDAEIFVVTVRESEIPDIIKKLTQYSEQVIEYISNKGIKCQSYSLVGTNITDITIDYALKIEADLIAAMTEQTENPKNIFLGAYAQQMVNHSTIPVISLRPA; encoded by the coding sequence ATGAAAAACATATTAGTACCTATTGATTTCTCAGAAGATTCAATAAATGCTCTTGAATTTGCAATTAATATTGCAAATAAATTTAATGCAAATATTAGGATGCTCCATGTTAAAAGTAAATATTCAAATTATGAATCAACTTATAATTTTAAAAATTATAATAATATTTTAAATAATTCAATAAAAGATTATTTTGAAATTAAACTTAAAAATTATAAAAATAAATTAAACGGTAAACTTGATTATAAAATTAGAGATGGCAAAATTTACCGTGAAATAACTAATCAGGCAAAATATGATGATGCAGAATTAATAGTAATGGGAACACATGGCGTTTCAGGATTTGAAGAACTTTGGGTTGGAAGTAATGCTTATAGGGTAGTTACAAATGCTACATGTCCGGTAGTAACAATAAGAAATGATTTTAAAAATAAAGAAATAAAAAAAATAGTTCTTCCGATAGATACAACTGAAGAAACAAGACAAAAAGTTCCTTTTATATCATTATTAGCAAAAGCATTTGATGCTGAAATATTTGTTGTTACAGTTCGTGAAAGCGAAATACCTGATATTATAAAAAAACTTACACAGTATTCCGAACAAGTAATTGAATATATTTCAAACAAAGGTATAAAATGTCAGTCATATAGTTTAGTTGGTACTAATATTACAGATATTACTATTGATTATGCATTAAAAATTGAAGCCGATTTAATTGCTGCAATGACAGAACAAACAGAAAATCCTAAAAATATATTTCTTGGTGCTTATGCACAACAAATGGTTAATCATTCCACAATACCTGTTATCAGCCTTAGGCCTGCTTAG
- a CDS encoding SPOR domain-containing protein, with protein MKHIILYIYFMIFFILFSNAQELYKIEYQNDFFYYLQNDNNVFGKVNIYQDTSIHFLINKHIRINEKQKGIPDGYRIQIFSGSGYNARNDANAAKEKLIEKFPDFPYNQIYSVYQPPFFKVRIGNYRNKHESLIIHKKLLREFPNSYLVKGRIKYPELD; from the coding sequence GTGAAACACATTATATTATATATTTATTTTATGATTTTTTTTATTCTATTTAGTAATGCTCAGGAATTATACAAAATAGAATATCAAAATGATTTTTTCTATTATCTTCAGAATGATAATAATGTTTTTGGTAAAGTAAATATCTATCAGGACACATCCATACATTTTTTAATTAATAAACATATAAGGATAAACGAAAAACAAAAAGGAATTCCTGACGGATATCGAATACAGATATTTTCAGGTTCAGGATATAATGCAAGAAATGATGCAAATGCAGCTAAAGAAAAACTTATTGAAAAATTTCCAGATTTCCCTTATAATCAAATTTATAGTGTTTATCAACCCCCATTTTTTAAAGTGCGTATTGGCAATTACCGCAACAAACACGAATCTCTAATAATTCATAAAAAATTATTAAGAGAATTCCCAAATTCCTATTTAGTAAAAGGTAGAATAAAATATCCGGAATTAGATTAA